Within Primulina tabacum isolate GXHZ01 chromosome 5, ASM2559414v2, whole genome shotgun sequence, the genomic segment TTTGAGTTGCCAGAGTGCGCTTCGAATCTGGGCTAATGACCGATTTAAGTGCATCTCCAAGCAGCTTCTAGACAAGCGTTCGAAATTACATAATCTTCGACAAAGCTGGAATTGGAGATCATCTATTGCACAGATTTAGGAGCTTGAAACTGAAGTCGAAAAACTTACTACCCAAGATGAGATGTACTGGAAGCAACGTAGTAGAGCATTATGGTTCAAGGATGGTGATCGGAATTCCCGGTATTTTCACATCTCTGCATATAGGCGTCTGGCACAGAATACCATCAATGGTTTGGTTTCTTCTCATGGAGATTGGTGTTAAGATAGTAAGGGAATGGCAGATATTGTTCTCGATTATTTCAGCAACCTATTCACATCTAGTTCACCTACTCTGCGGAAATGAATCCTGTCTTAAACACCTTATCTCCGGTCGTGGATGATCTTATGAACTAAGCCCTTTGTGCTCCATTTACGACCTTGGATGTCCGAAAAGCCCTATTCGATATGCACCAAGACAAAGCACCAGGTATCGATGGTATGTCTCCtctattttacaaaaaaatttggAATATTGTAGGTGATGATGTTACAGGTGATGTTCTCCATGTTCTTAATGAAGGGGCTCTTATTGATCAGTTGAATGATACTATAGTAACTTTGATACCAAAAACATCTAATCCGGTGCTTATGAAAGAATTCAGAACAATTATCCTTTGTAACGTCTGTTACAAGATCGTGTCTCGTGCTCTTACTAATCGTCTTAGACTGGTTATGGCAAAACTGATTGACGAATTCTAGAGTGCTTTTGTCTCGAGCAGGATGATCTCAGATAATATCATTGAGGGGTATGAAGTTATCCATTGGATGCGTACAAGAAAATCAGGTCGGATTGTGCAGCGCTTAAACTTGATATGAGTAAAGCGTATGATCGAGTGGAATGGGATTTCTTACAGGCTCTGATGATTAGATTGGGTTTTTTCAACAGAGTGGATTTATAAGATAATGAGGTGTGTGCGGACAATGAGATATTTCTTTCGGATTAATCAAGAAGTTGTTGGGCCTATCACTCCTAGCCGTGGACTTCGGCAGGGTGACCCTCTGTCGCCTTACTTGTTCGTATTATGCGCACATGGCCTATCTAGACTCTTCACCACTTACAAGCCTAGGGGACTGATTCGAGGAGTTATGATTGCTTCAACTTGTCCGGTAGTatcttgtagaacccgtaaatcagtagacgtataagccatgcataattctagatttttaaatttaattgacttcattgcatgattattttaaatgcatttgtttgaagttaattatttattatttcagttcagcagtttgatttttagcatttcagttatttcagtgaggccggactggagttggagttttgagatagaatttaagatttgagaaatatttccagaagttaatttagctagcaagtaagttcatttaagttaaaaagaagtttaaggaattatttaagttagttgaggattttaatttaattatttgaggtgattaagaaatgaactcatttaagttattaaattaatgggttagctcactaaattaattaaaggattagtaaggctttcaaggattattagttgactagataacaatatttccccttcattttattgcaattttcggcccccatagttgctagacaatttaattgccaactcatcaaccttttgaccatttctttgcatgtaagttgtaggataattctaggatttttgggagcacaatttaattaattaatggacatatcctagactagaaaataagcaaaatttcggccaccacctcctagaagcatccaccaactcatttgatatcaattcaaaattcaaattcaaaaggggagtggacttggtcttgatatgatcctatttttgtgcacccttctcctcaccttcataaccactcaatccctctccctctccaccgaaatacctcaccattcagatccattttcagtgtaaaaatcgtgagtcttagctagagggaaggcaagaaaaaaatcgagaactagaaagagcaagagaagcgctccacctcctccgtgccgcgtcgtcgttgtttcgttcgttttctttcaaaacgaaaccaggcatgtctagatttctttcaaacctcaatcaagtcatattatcatttatttttcagtacatgatcatgtttattcaagtaaaaatcgagatccatgtcaaaacattttgaaacctcacatgcagaattttcgaatttattggcaagcttcacgtttttctgagttttgatggtttcaggtattggatcgactccaagctcccaaggcggcttgtatacatgtagtaggatgcattaggaccatgttggtccattcaaaccagccccatgcttgctggaaattcagaatgacagcaagttcctcataagtgcagaaatgtgattcgaaatttcagttttgtgtcaagggttgtggatctgatcttggctgccccaagggcctttagccatggttggatcacttccctagcatgtctaagacgtgactaagttgcccttttggtggcttggtccatggctcatcggtttttaaataatcaacaagaacagcccctttccccattcggcccttccatttttcagcatatggttcgtttcttttgtggcttggtgtggatcttggttggcctatggcccttagccacggttcatatcatgctcctagatgtctagatcgtgccatggtcaatcaaatggccactggaacgacgcaagacatcgatcatagcataaacactacacacgcatgcacgttgctctcggttggacccttcggttaagatttggtgtgatgcggattgtggctggcctagggcccttagccatggttcaaatcattccttgggatgttggtaagagtctctggtcggtggttcacgccccaatggccggtagcctcgaaaacgacacaaggaaaaacaagtgcgcagctgctgtatttttgacagcaagtatgctgctgttcagaagcgtcgtttgagttcttggttggcttttagcccatggccttggactggacagtgcctcattgagttgggaaggtcatgtttttgaccgttcgtcatttggatcatttttgaggtcgtacgagaatttacggtgcaatgtgccaaattgactctcgaaagagcgtttcgtgttttggcctccattccacctagatttcgaccctatcattttaggaacattattttatgatttttcagcgtattttaatcatgactatatgtcggttcagtgtcggttcaggttggctcggagtcatgattaaatgcgaagtcattaggcgtcatagtcgcatcttttgaacgtaaattgcatagttggttaagtttaagctattgcatatttttcatggcacagttaggttgcagcgagcctgggaacgatccaatccaatccagttggtaaaattacgggacattttcattacgccagttaattattttacgtgcattaaacagaaaatgattatttttgagatttatgcgatatggcttgtggttcattcactatgtgggagtgttatttttatacggtcgccagtgaccgatcagttcagtatggtaccacccggtcgccagtgaccggccagctcagatcagtttcagcctccccggtagccagttaccgatcagttcagcttagtgcagtggccacaggcgtaaaacataatctcaacagaaaattttatcagttatttcagtacaggctccaaggagcaaatatttttacagtgatttccagttcagttatgcacgtattataattgctcagtacagattattttcagtatgcctcaggacaggatattttatctcatgcatattttaaattcagatttttactcgttacctgcgatttatgcatgctgagtctttaggctcactagacttgattgttgtaggtactgatgaggccagggccgagggcggggaccagtgagccagcttgggtcggcagtagtggcacccgaggacctcagagcagcagttgttattttcttcgcaaataatttttatcagttgttggatatttttaaatcgttgttgttggcaaaactttgattttcttccgctgcaatattttgaaatattgaacttgattcaccagtgattttatgaatgaggccatttaagttcttttaaaaagaaaatctttaattttccgcaaatttccaagaaaagagttttaggcccttcacatatCTCACCTCTTTTTTGCAGATGATAGCCTTATTTTCTTCAGAGCCACCTTGGAAGATGGGGCTCGGGTTAAAGAGTGCTTATACCTCTATGAACGAGCTTTGGGCCAGATGATTAACTATGAAAAGTCGGCTCTCTCTTTTAGCTCCAATACCCATCCGATGTTAATGGAGACAATTAAATCTACTCTCACGATTCCTATTGTTTAGAGGCATGAGATCTACTTGGGCCTCCCCACTGTATCTCTGCATAGCAATCGTCTACAGTTTCAGTATCTTGTGGAAAGAGTTGTGCAGAGGATTCAGGGATGGGGACACAAATATTTCTCTAGCGAGGGCAAAGAGACTTTGATTAAATCTGTTATACAGGCTATACCAACATATGCAATGAGTTGCTTCCGAATTCCCAAGGCTATTTGTTTTGAAATTGAGAGGGAATGTGCCAACTTCTGGTGGGGAATGGCTAATGGGAAGAGGAAAATACACTGGAAGTCGTGGGACTCTCTATGCAGGCCTAAAGTACAGGGTGGTATGGGTTTCAGAAGAATGGAGGACTTTAACCGGCCGCTTCTTGCGAAGCAAGTTTGGAGATTGTTTAGATTTCCAGATTCCTTAGCCTCTCGAATACTTAAAGGGCGGTAATTTAAACATGGTGATGTGCTGGAGGCGGGTTTGGATAGTAACCCATCTTATatttgaagataaatattctGGAGTAAAGGTCTTCTAGGGAGGGGTCTTTTTTGGAGGGTTGGTGATGGCAAGTCAATAAGAACTTTTGATGACAAATGGATACCAGGTGTGGGGTCGAATTTAGGGGTGATGGAGGGGATAGACCGTAATGATTCCACTGTGGACACCTTGATTAAAGACGGATCTTGGGATGTGGATCTAATTTCTAATACCTTTAATCCATGGATAGCTGGTAAGATTCTCAAGATCCCTCTACCGTCAAGGCTTTGTTTTGACACGAGATTTTGGAGATTTGATAAGAAAGGGAAATATTTGGTACGTAATAGATATCGCCTACAACAAGGATTATTTGCTCAACCGGAACACCAATCGGCCCTCATGTTGCAATCTTGGTGGACATTCCTGTGGGGTCTCTCTATTCCGCCGAAGGTGCGTATTTTTTGGTGGCATATTTCCTATTATATTATACCAACAAATCTCAATCTCCAAAGGCATCATGTTCCAACCTCTGGCACATGTGTGCTTTGCTTCAACACACAAGACACAACATGTCACTCTTTATTTTTTTGCTACACATCTAAGGCAATATGGAAAAATTTTGATCTCTATCAAGTCATCATTTTGGGAAAAAGGAGCAGtactattgatttttttttgatGAAGGATAAATTATCGAAGGTTgagtttgaaaaatttgatattaAACTTGGGGAATCTGGAAAGAAAGACAAAATCTGATCCATGATGACAGCAGAACCAGTATGTCAGTGGATGTCTCTTGGAGCTTAACCTTTCTTACAGATTTTCAGAAAGCTAAGGCTCTTGATCAACAGGCGGTTTCTGCTCATAGTGTACTGGATGACAGAAGATGGATGGCATCAGAtgcaggtacctttaaactcaaTGTTGATGCTTGTGTTAATGATAATTCCAGTCAATACAGCATAGCGGGTGTCCTTCGAGATTGCCAAGGGAGATTCTTGCTAGCATTTGGGAATCAATTTTCTCAACCTCTGTCTGTTGCCCATGGTGAGTTACTGGAAATTCGTGAAGGAATTAAATTGGTTTATGAAAAGAATTTTCGAGATGTTCTGGTTGTTTTTGATTCTGTACTGGCAGTGCAAGCAGTCAATGTCGTACAAGATGATCTGGGTTATGTTGGAGCATGTGTATCTAATATCAACATTCTGTTGCAAGCCCCATTTATCTCTGGAATAGTTTATGAGCCTAGGTTGTCTAATATAGTTGCTCATAATTTGGCTAAATTTTCTCTGTCATCCCATTCACCCTTTGTTTGGTTGAATGACGATTTTTCTTATTGGTTGGTCTAGTTTGTAATGAACAATTTATCTTAATATAATTACAAGCTTATctttaaaaagaaataaaataaaaaaatttataaaattaattgctCAGAAATTTTAATCGAAAGATGATACTGAATTAATTTGAAATGTTAGGGATGATTTTGTattatttaagttaaaattttattatactatttctattataataatttattttatgcaattaGTTAGGTTGGGTTAGGAATTTATCAAAATTGATTTTGTGGAGGCTTGGGAAACCATGCATGGATATAATCGTGAAACTAAATGTTCAGATAAGATTTTATGAAGAAActgttaggatattttatttaaataatttaattatgatcAACATATTTCATTAAGATAGATTTGATAGATGTTTCATATTTAAAAGATAAATCAATAagttgacaaaaacttgtgtgagacggtctcacgggtcgtattttgtgagacagatctcttatttgggtcatccataaaaatttttactttttatgctaatagtattattttttattgtgaatatcggtagggttgacccatttgtagataaatattcgtgagactatttcacaagagacctactacaATAATTTTATCTAGATTAGTGTGACAACCACGAATTTTTTGGTATTTAATTATAGATatgtataaaaatttatttcgaaCTATTGTattattgtaaaaataataaatttgaaaatattaaataatacttgatattcgaaattttcaaCCATTTGTGGAGAAATATCCTTGCaatcttaaaattttgaaaaaaaatatcaaatgaaTTATGATAAGATTTGTACCTCGCTACTTATAAATATCCAGAGCCGTACCTGTGGTTCACAGGGCCTGAGGcgatatgttaaaaaaaatcttgttgtgATAAATAACCGTAAAGCTCAGTttgcaaattaaaaataaccaaatAATAGATATaaggaaaatataatttatgagttatatatttatctttttGCGATTTTTTTCTTTGTGCGCCA encodes:
- the LOC142544331 gene encoding uncharacterized protein LOC142544331; this translates as MEGIDRNDSTVDTLIKDGSWDVDLISNTFNPWIAGKILKIPLPSRLCFDTRFWRFDKKGKYLVRNRYRLQQGLFAQPEHQSALMLQSWWTFLWGLSIPPKKAKALDQQAVSAHSVLDDRRWMASDAGTFKLNVDACVNDNSSQYSIAGVLRDCQGRFLLAFGNQFSQPLSVAHGELLEIREGIKLVYEKNFRDVLVVFDSVLAVQAVNVVQDDLGYVGACVSNINILLQAPFISGIVYEPRLSNIVAHNLAKFSLSSHSPFVWLNDDFSYWLV